A genomic region of Paramormyrops kingsleyae isolate MSU_618 chromosome 19, PKINGS_0.4, whole genome shotgun sequence contains the following coding sequences:
- the LOC111856825 gene encoding uncharacterized protein isoform X4 — MAGEEEFFSGARSDEGGGTPVQDELAAESLDEDDVNSAVRPFEGVSRPTASDRNEVDLLKRRGSSEDDEPKQLINDNDTEEQMSVQRGQSGEADCETEARKQNIEIGSDDRMVGRDKEALRPGDPGFCAHARVPVPSNKDYVVRPKWNADVEANRDEDCEAEGEAHDNQSNDEHITQNEYDLRQGDSDSENGLHDSHLEQGVSRPTASDRNEVDLLKRRGSSEDDEPKQLINDNDTEEQMSVQRGQSGEADCETEARKQNIEIVSDDRMVGRDKGKRKATIESDSEEEETLKQPAGRNQKENNQLEQLEESDDRKAKAVKRKLDVLPDSEDEEHEKKPIKKESLLLDGEISASDGGLQSSEKSMAAKLQELGSGSEEDEDGKRTEFGKKDQKNLFSSDSDSVDEEDSGGQTPRRDLEKVLTGEEKALRPGDPGFCAHARVPVPSNKDYIVCPKWNAGVEANRDEDCEAEGEAHDNQSNDEHITQNEYDLRQGDSDSENGLHDSHLEQGVSRSTASDRNEVDLLKRRGSSEDDEPKQLINDNDTEEQMSVQRGQSGEADCETEARKQNIEIVSDDRMVGRDKGKRKATIESDSEEEETLKQPAGRNQKENNQLEQLEESDDRKAKAVKRKLDVLPDSEDEEHEKKPIKKESLLLDGEISTSDGGLQSSEKSMAAKLQELGSDIEEDEDGKRTEFGKKDQKNLFSSDSDSVDEEEKMIAGILGELGDEEEEEITGFQQEDLEEEKSQSGVSSGKAAVKDSDSDDAVGGGDKEALRPGDPGFCAHARVPVPSNKDYIVCPKWNAGVEANRDEDCEAEGEAHDNQSNDEHITQNEYDLRQGDSDSENGLHDSHLEQGVSRSTASDRNEVDLLKRRGNSEDDEPKQLINDNDTEEQMSVQRGQSGEADCETEARKQNIEIVSDDRMVGRDKGKHKAIIESDSEEEETLKQPAGRNQKENNQLEQMEESDDRKAKPVKRKLAVLFDSEDEEHEKKPIKKESLLLDGEISTSDGGLQSSEKFMAAKLQELGSDSEEDEDGKRTEFGKKDKKNLFSSDSDSVDEEEATHPGPVVFRGIVHPGCNKW, encoded by the exons ATGGCTGGAGAAGAGGAATTCTTTTCCGGAGCCCGTTCAG ATGAAGGCGGTGGCACCCCCGTGCAGGACGAGCTCGCGGCCGAATCCCTCGACGAAGATGACGTGAACAGTGCCGTACGTCCTTTCGAG GGTGTCTCCAGACCTACTGCCAGCGACAGAAATGAGGTGGACCTCCTGAAAAGAAGGGGGAGCTCTGAAGATGATGAACCAAAGCAGCTTATCAATGACAATGATACTGAGGAGCAAATGTCAGTCCAGAGAGGCCAGTCTGGGGAGGCAGACTGTGAGACTGAGGCCAGAAAACAGAATATTGAGATTGGATCTGATGACAGGATGGTCGGGAGGGACAAAGA GGCACTCCGACCTGGTGATCCAGGGTTCTGTGCCCATGCTAGGGTACCAGTACCATCAAATAAAGACTACGTAGTTCGCCCAAAGTGGAACGCGGATGTAGAAGCTAATCGG GATGAAGATTGTGAGGCAGAAGGTGAAGCCCATGATAACCAATCTAATGATGAGCACATCACGCAAAACGAATATGACCTCAGGCAGGGCGACAGCGACTCTGAGAACGGTCTACATGACAGTCACTTGGAACAGGGTGTCTCCAGACCTACTGCCAGCGACAGAAATGAGGTGGACCTCCTGAAAAGAAGGGGGAGCTCTGAAGATGATGAACCAAAGCAGCTTATCAATGACAATGATACTGAAGAGCAAATGTCAGTCCAGAGAGGCCAGTCTGGGGAGGCTGACTGTGAGACTGAGGCCAGAAAACAGAATATTGAGATTGTATCTGATGACAGGATGGTCGGGAGGGACAAAGGTAAACGTAAGGCCACCATAGAGTCAGATAGTGAGGAAGAGGAAACTCTGAAGCAGCCTGCAGGGAGGAACCAAAAGGAGAATAaccagctggagcagctggaaGAAAGTGATGACAGGAAAGCAAAAGCAG tgAAAAGAAAGCTAGATGTTCTTCCTGACAGCGAGGATGAAGAGCATGAGAAAAAGCCAA ttAAGAAGGAAAGCCTATTGTTGGATGGTGAAATCTCAGCCAGTGATGGAGGTTTGCAGTCTTCTGAAAAATCTATGGCAGCCAAACTGCAGGAGCTGGGATCTGGTAGTGAGGAAGATGAAGATggaaaaagaactgaatttggAAAAAAAGACCAGAAAAACTTGTTTAGCTCTGACAGTGACTCGGTTGATGAGGAAGA TTCGGGGGGACAGACACCACGCAGAGACCTTGAGAAAGTGTTAACTGGGGAGGAAAA GGCACTCCGACCTGGTGATCCAGGGTTCTGTGCCCATGCTAGGGTACCAGTGCCATCAAATAAAGACTACATAGTTTGCCCAAAGTGGAACGCGGGTGTAGAAGCTAATCGG GATGAAGATTGTGAGGCAGAAGGTGAAGCCCATGATAACCAATCTAATGATGAGCACATCACGCAAAACGAATATGACCTCAGGCAGGGCGACAGCGACTCTGAGAACGGTCTACATGACAGTCACTTGGAACAGGGTGTCTCCAGATCTACTGCCAGCGACAGAAATGAGGTGGACCTCCTGAAAAGAAGGGGGAGCTCTGAAGATGATGAACCAAAGCAGCTTATCAATGACAATGATACTGAAGAGCAAATGTCAGTCCAGAGAGGCCAGTCTGGGGAGGCAGACTGTGAGACTGAGGCCAGAAAACAGAATATTGAGATTGTATCTGATGACAGGATGGTCGGGAGGGACAAAGGTAAACGTAAGGCCACCATAGAGTCAGATAGTGAGGAAGAGGAAACTCTGAAGCAGCCTGCAGGGAGGAACCAAAAGGAGAATAaccagctggagcagctggaaGAAAGTGATGACAGGAAAGCAAAAGCAG tgAAAAGAAAGCTAGATGTTCTTCCTGACAGCGAGGATGAAGAGCATGAGAAAAAGCCAA ttAAGAAGGAAAGCCTATTGTTGGATGGTGAAATCTCAACCAGTGATGGAGGTTTGCAGTCTTCTGAAAAATCTATGGCAGCCAAACTGCAGGAGCTTGGATCTGATATTGAGGAAGATGAAGATGGAAAAAGAACTGAATTCGGAAAAAAAGACCAGAAAAACTTGTTTAGCTCTGACAGTGACTCGGTTGATGAGGAAGA GAAGATGATCGCAGGTATCTTGGGAGAGTTGGGggatgaggaggaagaagagatTACG GGCTTCCAACAAGAAGACTTGGAAGAAGAGAAGAGTCAATCAGGAGTTTCATCAGGAAAAGCAGCAGTTAAGGATTCTGACTCTGATGATGCAGTGGGAGGAGGAGACAAAGA GGCACTCCGACCTGGTGATCCAGGGTTCTGTGCCCATGCTAGGGTACCAGTGCCATCAAATAAAGACTACATAGTTTGCCCAAAGTGGAACGCGGGTGTAGAAGCTAATCGG GATGAAGATTGTGAGGCAGAAGGTGAAGCCCATGATAACCAATCTAATGATGAGCACATCACGCAAAACGAATATGACCTCAGGCAGGGCGACAGCGACTCTGAGAACGGTCTACATGACAGTCACTTGGAACAGGGTGTCTCCAGATCTACTGCCAGCGACAGAAATGAGGTGGACCTCCTGAAAAGAAGGGGGAACTCTGAAGATGATGAACCAAAGCAGCTTATCAATGACAATGATACTGAGGAGCAAATGTCAGTCCAGAGAGGCCAGTCTGGGGAGGCTGACTGTGAGACTGAGGCCAGAAAACAGAATATTGAGATTGTATCTGATGACAGGATGGTCGGGAGGGACAAAGGTAAACATAAGGCCATCATAGAGTCAGATAGTGAGGAAGAGGAAACTCTGAAGCAGCCTGCAGGGAGGAACCAAAAGGAGAAtaaccagctggagcagatggaAGAAAGTGATGACAGGAAAGCAAAACCAG tgAAAAGAAAGCTAGCTGTTCTTTTTGACAGCGAGGATGAAGAGCATGAGAAAAAGCCAA ttAAGAAGGAAAGCCTATTGTTGGATGGTGAAATCTCAACCAGTGATGGAGGTTTGCAGTCTTCTGAAAAATTTATGGCAGCCAAACTGCAGGAGCTGGGATCTGATAGTGAGGAAGATGAAGATggaaaaagaactgaatttggaaaaaaagacaagaaaaaCTTGTTTAGCTCTGACAGTGACTCGGTTGATGAGGAAGA AGCCACTCATCCAGGACCGGTTGTATTTAGGGGCATTGTACACCCTGGATGcaataaatggtaa